From the genome of Nocardia mangyaensis:
GCTCGCCGTGACCGGGCAGTGCCGGGAAGGTCCAGCCAGGTCAGGTTCTTTCGGCACCGCTACAGGGTGCGGTCGGCGCCCGTTCGGGGTGGTGGTGCGGCCGCCAGCGCCGCGTTCTCCGCCGCGGTCAGTTGTCGCGCGCGCAAGACGAAGCGCTGACCCTGGCCGGCTTCCAGAGACTCCTCGCTGGCCTGGCCACGCACCACGTCGATGGTGAGGTGCGTGTCCTTCCAGTACTCGAATTGTTCGGGGCTGATCCAGAACTCGGTGTGCCAGCTCAGCCGGCCGAGTAGCACGTCGGCCCGCTCGATCGGGAACTGCCTGGCCGATAGGCACACCGGTGCGGTGGCATTGTCGGCCTGACGGAACAGCACCGGACCGTTGTCCTCGATCAGTCGGCGCAGCAGCGTCTGGGCTCGTTCGGTGATCTCCACACGGTGGATCCGGTTCTGCATCAGAACATCCCGAGTTTCGTCGTCGAGTAGCTGACCAGCAGATTCTTGGTCTGCTGGTAATGCCCGAGCATCATGGCGTGGTTCTCCCGGCCGAATCCCGATCTCTTGTAGCCGCCGAACGCGGCGTGCGCGGGATAGGCGTGGTAGCAGTTTGTCCAGACCCGGCCCGCCTCGAGGCCACGGCCGAGTCGATGAGCGGTGTTCATCTCGCGGGTCCATACGCCCGCACCGAGACCGTAGAGCGTGTCGTTCGCGATGCGGATCGCCTCGTCGACGGTATCGAACCTGGTCACCGCGACGACCGGCCCGAAGATCTCCTCCTGGAAGATCCGCATCGTGTTCTCGCCCTCGAAGACGGTGGGTTCGATGTAGTACCCACCGGGCAGGCCGTCGACCTTGCGTGCTTCCCCTCCAGTGAGCACGCGGGCGCCTTCGGCTCTGCCGATGTCCAAGTAGGACAGGATCTTCTCGTATTGGTCGTTGCCGGCCTGCGCGCCGATCATCGTCTCGGTGTCGAGCGGATGACCGGACACGATGGCCTCGGTGCGGGCGATGCAGCGGGCGAGGAACTCGTCGTAGATCGACGAGTGGATCAGCGCGCGAGACGGGCTCGTGCACACCTCACCCTGGTTCAGGGCGAACATCACGAAGCCTTCGACGGCCTTGTCCAGCAGGTCGTCGTCGGCGGCCATGATGTCGGGCAGGAAGATGTTGGGGCTCTTGCCGCCCAGCTCCAGCGTGACCGGTATGAGGTTCTCGCTGGCGTACTGCATGACCAACCGGCCGGTGGTTGTCTCGCCGGTGAAGGCGATCTTGGCCACCCGGGGACTCTGTGCCAGCGGTTTGCCCGCTTCGACCCCGAATCCGTTGACCACATTGAGCACGCCGGGCGGCAACAGATCCGCGATGAGCTCCACCACCAGCAGCAGCGAGGCCGGTGTCTGCTCGGCCGGCTTGATCACCACGCAGTTGCCCGCCGCCAGCGCCGGCGCGAGTTTCCACGCGGCCATCAGGATCGGGAAGTTCCACGGGATGATCTGGCCGACCACCCCGAGCGGTTCGTGGAAGTGATAGGCGACCGTGTCGGCGTCGATCTGCGAGATCGACCCCTCCTGGGCGCGCAGAGCACCGGCGAAGTAGCGGAAGTGGTCGATGGTCAGCGGCAGATCGGCGGCCAGGGTCTCACGCACCGGTTTGCCGTTGTCCCAGGTCTCGGCCACGGCCAGTGGTTCGAGACTGTTCTCGATCCGGTCGGCGATCTTGAGCAGGATGTCGGCCCGCTCGGCGACCGAGGTCGCGGCCCAGCGTTCGGTGGCGCGGTGCGCCGCCTCGAGGGCCATGTCGATATCGGCGGCGGTGGACCGGGCCACCGCGCAGAACGTCTCGCCGTCGACCGGCGAGGTGTTGTCGAAATACCGGCCTTCGACCGGGGCAGCCCACTCACCTCCGATGAAATTGTCGTATCGGGCGGCATAACTGACTATGCCGGTATCCGATCCGGGCTTGCCGTAGATCATGCGCCTCGCTCCTCGCGACCTCTGCGTGGTGGCTCACACTATGGTCGGCGAAGGTTGGTACGAGGTTGGTGAGGGTGTTTGCCCAGCTCAGCCCTGTCGCGCGGTGTAGAGACGGGCCGTCACCACGGCACGGCGGACGTCGTCGCGGGGCAGCAGGCGCAGGGCGTGTTCGTGGATGGCGACATCGCTGGGGCAGCGCTGGCCGAACGCGACGGCATGCTCGGGCCGATCGCTGGCCAGCACCGCGTTGCGGAGGCCGACGTCGAGGTGCGCGCGCCACTGTTCGACGCCGGGCAGATCCGAACCGGGCAGCAGCGGTCCGCGATACAGCCACAGCGCGGACGTGAGATCGCCGCCCTCGATGGCGGCCAGCAGATCGACCGCGTCGCAGGACACGGGACCGGTGAGCACATAGCGCCGGTTGGCGATCTCGCCGCGGGTGGCCCGGCGCAGATGCGAGACATCGGCTTTGAGCGTGTTCAATGACACGGCCCGGTCGCCGTAGACCGCGGCGTGCAGCTGCTCGGGGGTGTAGCCCTCGGGCTCCAACGCCAGCAGTGCCAGGATCTGGAGCTGACGCGGGGGCAGCGGCACGGGCCTGCCGTCGCGCAACAGCCGTGCGGCGCCCAGGCATTCGAGCCGCACACCTGGCGCCGGGGTGGGCGCCTCGGCGCGCAGCATCGTTTCGACCGCGGTGACCAGGGCGCGCACCGAGGTCATCACCATCGGGTGCGAGCGTTCCCAGACCGAGGACAGGTCCAGCACACCGACTTGCCTGCCGTCGGGGCCGTGGATGGGTGCGGAGTAGCAGACCCAGCCGTGCAGGGCGGCGACCAGGTGTTCGGCAGAGAAGACCGTGACGGGTTCGTCGTCGTGCAGGGCCAGCGACAGCCCGTTGGTGCCCATATGGCTCTCGTCCCACACCCCGCCGGGGGCGAAGTTCATCGCCTCGCCCTGACGTCGCAGGGTGCGGTCACCCGCAGTCCACAAGATGGTGCCCGATTCGTCACTGACGACAGCGAGATAGCCGGATTCCTCGGCGATACCGCGCAATTGGCCCGCGAGTTCGGTGACCGGTCGGCGCAGCGTCGACTCCGACCAGCGATCGCTGATGTCGTTGAAACCGGGCGCGACAGTCTGGCCGGGGTCGACGGTGTGCAGGGACCGCTGCCAGGAGCGGGCGACCTCCTGGCGTACCGGTCCGGTGTCGCGCGGCAACCGCATCGGGCGAGAGGGCGCGGCCAGCTTGTTCCACTGCTTCTCCAGCGCGCCACGATAATCCGAGAGCCGGTCGGGTCCCGGTGGACCGGCGATCGGGTGGTCGTGTGCGCCCACGTTCACTCCCTGCTCGTCGGCGACGCACCGGTGCGCGTGCGACCGGTGTGGCGTCTCCTGTCTATCAGCTGCGCTGTCGGTGTGTGCGTCGATTGACCGAGAACTCCCAGGTCACCGGGATATGCAGTGTCGCGTCGCCTTGACGGCTACTTGTTGAGGAACAGTCCGGCGATGTCGGCGTTCTTGATCGGGGTGTCGACGTTGCGCTGCCCGGCGCACAGCAGGTCGACCTGGACGATCATCGAGTCGACGATGGTGCCCGCGGGTTCGTTGTCGGTGCCGGTCTGCTGCTTGATCGCCTTGGTGATGGTGACCCGCTTGGTATCCGGTTCCTGGGTGACGTAGTCGCGACAGGTGGTGTCGCCGCCCTGGTTGAGCGCCTGCTCGATGTCGCTGCAGCCGCTGGCCAGTGCCGCCAGCACCGCGACGCCCACCGCGACGGCACCGGTTCGGGTGGTGGCGTGCATGGTTCCTCCTGGAGTCTCCGCCGTGCGCGCGTGCGCATCGAGTCGCTGACAGCCTAAGCGGTGGGTCTCAGCCACGGTGGATTCGGAGCGGAACCAGCAGTTCGGCGGCGGTGAGTGAGCCGTGGTGGCCCACCATCATCGACTGCAGCGGTTCGGCGCCGGTGCGCACGACACCGCCGTCACCACGCGCGACGACGACCAGATCGCCGATGCGGTAGGCCGATTCGTCGCTGACCTGGGGACCGAACCAGCCCGCGGCGATGGCCTCGACGCGGGTGCGCACCAGGAAGTCGTTCCCGAGCACGCCCCGCCAGGTGTCGGCGACCTCGGCGGTGGCCCCGTCGACGGTGTAGACGTGGCGGGCGCGTGGTTCGCCGCCGAGGGTGATGACCCCCTCGGACAGGTGCGGGTGGGTGTCGAAGTCGATCCGGTCGACCAGTTCGACCATCCCGTGATCGGCGGTGACGATCAGCGCCGAGCGCGCGGGCAGGCGGGCGGCCAGCTCGGCGGCGATGCGGTCGACGTTGGCGAGTTCGAACCGCCAGGCCCGCGACGCGGGGCCGCGCACGTGGCCGGTGGTGTCGAGCTCGGAATGATAGGTGTAGATCAGCGTTTTCGGCGCCGAGGTGAGGGCCTGCAGGGCACCGTCGACGAGGTCGCCGACCGAGAAGGTGGGGCGGAAGCCGCCGCCGCGCCAGCCGGCCCTGGTGAGTCCCGATCCGTCTTGATAGCCCGGTGCCACCTGGACCGCGGTGATCCCGGCCGCCTTCGCGCGTTCGAAGACGGTGGGCCGGGGCTGGATTCGTTCCGGCGGGAACGCGGTGAGCGGGTCGACCTTCGGGCCCTCGCCGTTGAGCTGCCAGCGCAGCGTGTTGAACAGCCGCTCCTGCTCGGGCAGGCGCGTCAGATAGCCGATGATGCCGTGCTCGCCGGGCGGCAGACCGGTGCCGAGGGTGGTCAAACTCGTCGCGGTGGTGCTCGGGAACCCCGAGGTCATCGAGCCCGCTGGCAGGCTCGACAGGAACGGCGCGGCGTCGGGATGCGCGGCCAGTGCCGTCGCGCCGAGGCCGTCGACCAGCAGCACGCAGACGTGGTCGACGTCGAGCGCGAGACCGAGCCGGTCGGTGTCGTCGGGGGCGCCGAGACAGGCCAGCGCCGAGGGGAGCAGTTCGGCGAGGGAACCGTCGCCGTAACGCGGGGTCAGCAGAAGATCGTCGTTCACGCCTGTCCGGTTTCGAATCGGCTGATCAGCCCGTCGCGCAGGACGAACCGCCAGGTCGTGCGCATCGAGCCCCAGCGGCTGTTGGTGTAATCGGCGGTGAGAGCGAGGCCGTCGGAGTCGACGGACTCCACGTCCAGATGTCCGTTGCTGCTGAAGATCTCGGCCTCGGTCCACTGTGCGAGATTGCGTTCGACCCCGTCGTCGGACATGGTCGCGTCCTCGGTGAGCACGCCGTAGAACTGGTCGGCGTCCTGGGCGTTGAGCGCGTCGACGAACGCCTCGACCACGGGATCGAGTTTCGCGGTGGCAGACATCCGGGTCTCCTGCTCGGGTCGCTACGCAACGGACAAGTGCGGTCGACCCCACTGTAGGGGAGGACGGGCCCGTGCTCGGGGGAAAACCGACGGGCGCGTCAGTCCGGCGCCGCCGTGGGCGTGATCAGCGCGGTGAACGCGCGCATGATCGCGTCGACGAGATCGGGCGTGTGGGTGCCCATCTGCTCGCTGCGCTTGTCGAGTTGGCCGTCCAGCCACAGCGAGGCGAGACCGTGGGCCAGTCCCCACCAGGCGATGGCGAGGATCTCGGCGCGGTCGGCGGGCAGCACGCCGTCCGCGACGCACTCGGCGACGGACTCGGCCAGCACCTCGAAGGCCGCGTCGCCCGCGAGGTGGGCATCGGGGTGCTTCTCGGGCTGGGACAGCTCCGGCCGGAACATGAGCCGGAACTGCGCGGGGTGGTCGCGGGAGAACCGTACATAGGCCGCGGCCAGGTCGGTGAGCGCGGCCAACGGTGTGGCGGCCGCCGCCCTGGCGGCGGCGAGATCGGCGGCCAGCCGCTGGAAGCCGTCGACCGACAGCGCCGAGAGCAGCGCGGCCCGGTCGGCGAAGTGGTGATACGGCGCGCCGCTGCTGACCCCGGCTTCCCTGGCGACGCGGCGCAGGCTCACCGCGGCCAGTCCCTCGCTCTCGATCAGGCGCAGGCAGGCGTCCATCAGCGTGGCCCGCAGGTCGCCGTGGTGGTAACTGGTGCGCTTCACCCTCCGAGCGTAAGCGAGCCGGCGCGCGAAATCGGCACTGGACAGAAGATCTATGCAGTGTTTAGATTATTTGAGCACCGCTCAGATGGGCGGGCTCCGCCGACGAAATGGGTGAACACCATGACCACTCGGATACTCGTCACCGGCGCGACAGGATTCGTCGCCGGGCACTGCGTCGCCGAACTGCTCGAGCACGGTTACGCCGTGCGCGGCACCGTCCGTGACCTCACCGCGCACGCCGCACGCGCGCACCTGACCGAACTCGCTCGACGTACCGGCGGTGAGCTGGACTTCGTCGCCGCTGCCCTCGACGCCGACGCGGGCTGGGCCGAGGCCGTGGCGGGCTGCGATGCCGTGCTGCACGTCGCCTCGCCATTCCCCGACACCCCGCCCGAGGACGAACGGGCGTTGATCGGACCCGCGGTCGACGGGACAGTGCGGGTGCTGCGCGCCGCGGCGGCGGCCGGGGTGCGGCGGGTGGTGCTCACCTCATCGATCGCCGCGGTGGCCCATGGCCACGCGAACGACGAGGTGCGTACCGAGGCGGACTGGTCGGTCGTCGAGCGGGTTCCGGCCTATCAGAAGAGCAAGACCCTGGCCGAGCGGGCCGCGTGGGAGTTCGTCGAATCACACGGGGGTGACCTGGAACTGGTCGCACTCAATCCGGGAATGATCCTCGGTCCGGTGCTCGAGGCGCGGACCAGTACCTCCCACGAGCCCCTCCGTCGTCTGCTCTCACGCGGTGTCCCCGGTTCGGTGCGCACGGGCTGGTCGACGGTCGATGTCCGCGATCTGGCCGTCGCGCACCGGTTGGCACTGGAAGTGCCCGCGGCGGTGGGTAATCGGTACATCTGCGCGGGCGAGCCGCTGTGGATGGGGGAGCTGGCCGCGGCGCTGGCGCGCGACTACAACCCCCGGGGATTTCGCGTACCGACGAGGGTGCTGCCGAATTGGCTCGTCCGGGTGGTCGCGGTGTTCGACAAGGGTGTGCGCCTGACCGTGCCCGTGCTGGGCCGCGCCGAATACGTGAGCGCCGCGAAGGCACGGCGCGAACTGGGCTGGACCATGCGCCCGATCGAGGAGACCATCCGCGACACCGCCGACAGCCTGATCGCTTTCGGCATCGTGCCCGCGCCCGGCGGTCCCGGATCCACGCCCGCGACGGCTTCGGCCGGAACCCGTTGAGGCAGGAGAGAAGACGATGCTGGTCACCGCTCTCGTACTCGCCATCGCCGGTGTGATCCGCCGAGCCCTGCGGCGTGCGACGACCGACGACGCCGATGTCGTCACACCGCGCGCGTCCTTCGGCGATCAGCTGGAACGCGTGCTGGCCGCGATCCTGCGCGCAGCGCGCCGCCTCGTGCGGGAACCGGCTCCCGCCCTGTCGGTCGCCGTCGCCGCGACCGGTCTCGCACTCGCAGGCACCCACCTGGTCTGCTCGGGTCTGGCCTGAACACGGGCGCGCGTCGGCGGATCGCGCCATCGCCTCGGGTTCAGCGGGGGCGATGCCAGAGCAGG
Proteins encoded in this window:
- a CDS encoding DUF779 domain-containing protein, which codes for MQNRIHRVEITERAQTLLRRLIEDNGPVLFRQADNATAPVCLSARQFPIERADVLLGRLSWHTEFWISPEQFEYWKDTHLTIDVVRGQASEESLEAGQGQRFVLRARQLTAAENAALAAAPPPRTGADRTL
- a CDS encoding aldehyde dehydrogenase family protein, with the translated sequence MIYGKPGSDTGIVSYAARYDNFIGGEWAAPVEGRYFDNTSPVDGETFCAVARSTAADIDMALEAAHRATERWAATSVAERADILLKIADRIENSLEPLAVAETWDNGKPVRETLAADLPLTIDHFRYFAGALRAQEGSISQIDADTVAYHFHEPLGVVGQIIPWNFPILMAAWKLAPALAAGNCVVIKPAEQTPASLLLVVELIADLLPPGVLNVVNGFGVEAGKPLAQSPRVAKIAFTGETTTGRLVMQYASENLIPVTLELGGKSPNIFLPDIMAADDDLLDKAVEGFVMFALNQGEVCTSPSRALIHSSIYDEFLARCIARTEAIVSGHPLDTETMIGAQAGNDQYEKILSYLDIGRAEGARVLTGGEARKVDGLPGGYYIEPTVFEGENTMRIFQEEIFGPVVAVTRFDTVDEAIRIANDTLYGLGAGVWTREMNTAHRLGRGLEAGRVWTNCYHAYPAHAAFGGYKRSGFGRENHAMMLGHYQQTKNLLVSYSTTKLGMF
- a CDS encoding winged helix-turn-helix domain-containing protein; this translates as MNVGAHDHPIAGPPGPDRLSDYRGALEKQWNKLAAPSRPMRLPRDTGPVRQEVARSWQRSLHTVDPGQTVAPGFNDISDRWSESTLRRPVTELAGQLRGIAEESGYLAVVSDESGTILWTAGDRTLRRQGEAMNFAPGGVWDESHMGTNGLSLALHDDEPVTVFSAEHLVAALHGWVCYSAPIHGPDGRQVGVLDLSSVWERSHPMVMTSVRALVTAVETMLRAEAPTPAPGVRLECLGAARLLRDGRPVPLPPRQLQILALLALEPEGYTPEQLHAAVYGDRAVSLNTLKADVSHLRRATRGEIANRRYVLTGPVSCDAVDLLAAIEGGDLTSALWLYRGPLLPGSDLPGVEQWRAHLDVGLRNAVLASDRPEHAVAFGQRCPSDVAIHEHALRLLPRDDVRRAVVTARLYTARQG
- a CDS encoding alkaline phosphatase family protein, which translates into the protein MNDDLLLTPRYGDGSLAELLPSALACLGAPDDTDRLGLALDVDHVCVLLVDGLGATALAAHPDAAPFLSSLPAGSMTSGFPSTTATSLTTLGTGLPPGEHGIIGYLTRLPEQERLFNTLRWQLNGEGPKVDPLTAFPPERIQPRPTVFERAKAAGITAVQVAPGYQDGSGLTRAGWRGGGFRPTFSVGDLVDGALQALTSAPKTLIYTYHSELDTTGHVRGPASRAWRFELANVDRIAAELAARLPARSALIVTADHGMVELVDRIDFDTHPHLSEGVITLGGEPRARHVYTVDGATAEVADTWRGVLGNDFLVRTRVEAIAAGWFGPQVSDESAYRIGDLVVVARGDGGVVRTGAEPLQSMMVGHHGSLTAAELLVPLRIHRG
- a CDS encoding nuclear transport factor 2 family protein — its product is MSATAKLDPVVEAFVDALNAQDADQFYGVLTEDATMSDDGVERNLAQWTEAEIFSSNGHLDVESVDSDGLALTADYTNSRWGSMRTTWRFVLRDGLISRFETGQA
- a CDS encoding TetR/AcrR family transcriptional regulator translates to MKRTSYHHGDLRATLMDACLRLIESEGLAAVSLRRVAREAGVSSGAPYHHFADRAALLSALSVDGFQRLAADLAAARAAAATPLAALTDLAAAYVRFSRDHPAQFRLMFRPELSQPEKHPDAHLAGDAAFEVLAESVAECVADGVLPADRAEILAIAWWGLAHGLASLWLDGQLDKRSEQMGTHTPDLVDAIMRAFTALITPTAAPD
- a CDS encoding NAD-dependent epimerase/dehydratase family protein yields the protein MTTRILVTGATGFVAGHCVAELLEHGYAVRGTVRDLTAHAARAHLTELARRTGGELDFVAAALDADAGWAEAVAGCDAVLHVASPFPDTPPEDERALIGPAVDGTVRVLRAAAAAGVRRVVLTSSIAAVAHGHANDEVRTEADWSVVERVPAYQKSKTLAERAAWEFVESHGGDLELVALNPGMILGPVLEARTSTSHEPLRRLLSRGVPGSVRTGWSTVDVRDLAVAHRLALEVPAAVGNRYICAGEPLWMGELAAALARDYNPRGFRVPTRVLPNWLVRVVAVFDKGVRLTVPVLGRAEYVSAAKARRELGWTMRPIEETIRDTADSLIAFGIVPAPGGPGSTPATASAGTR